In a genomic window of Pokkaliibacter sp. MBI-7:
- a CDS encoding LysR family transcriptional regulator produces MDLNELLIFIKVVELQSFTTAGKSLGLQKSTISRKIAQLEERLGVRLLNRTTRKLSLTDVGQAHYQRCREILRELEEAELAVTRSQSEPSGILRVAMPTELGQLIMGRFMGEFIQRYPKIQIQAELSSRLVDIVGEGFDLAIRVNRMEDSSLVCRRLLNSPLRLYASAGYLESHGTPAHPTDLHSHKLMVIEKDSQLQQTWAFKHEDEEVHITARALLSANSMTCCREAMLTGLGIARLPMAYMKEQVQSGAAVPLLTEWEIEPATIWAVYSSRRLMPTKLRIFLDELVTFLENNKTEHFAASALMGIGNN; encoded by the coding sequence ATGGATCTGAACGAACTACTGATTTTCATCAAGGTCGTCGAGCTCCAGAGCTTTACCACCGCTGGCAAAAGCCTGGGTCTGCAGAAATCGACGATCAGCCGCAAAATCGCACAACTGGAAGAACGACTGGGTGTGCGCCTCCTGAACCGAACTACCCGTAAACTGAGCCTGACTGACGTGGGGCAAGCCCACTACCAGCGTTGCCGCGAAATTCTTCGTGAGCTGGAAGAAGCAGAACTGGCCGTTACCCGTAGCCAGTCCGAGCCATCAGGTATCCTGCGCGTGGCCATGCCGACCGAACTGGGCCAGCTGATTATGGGTCGCTTCATGGGGGAGTTTATCCAGCGCTATCCTAAAATTCAGATCCAGGCCGAACTCAGCTCCCGCTTGGTGGATATCGTTGGTGAAGGTTTTGACCTGGCCATCCGGGTCAATCGTATGGAAGACTCATCACTGGTATGCCGTCGCCTGCTCAACAGCCCGTTGCGTCTCTACGCCAGCGCGGGCTATCTGGAATCTCACGGTACGCCGGCCCACCCAACCGATCTGCACTCGCATAAGCTCATGGTGATTGAAAAGGATTCCCAGCTACAACAGACCTGGGCGTTCAAACATGAAGATGAAGAAGTGCACATCACTGCCCGTGCCTTACTGAGTGCCAACAGCATGACCTGCTGCCGCGAAGCGATGCTGACCGGCCTGGGTATTGCCCGTCTGCCCATGGCCTATATGAAGGAACAGGTACAAAGCGGTGCTGCCGTCCCCCTGCTGACCGAGTGGGAAATTGAACCCGCCACCATCTGGGCGGTTTACTCATCGCGCCGCCTGATGCCTACCAAGCTGCGCATTTTCCTCGATGAGCTGGTCACCTTCCTGGAAAACAACAAGACAGAACACTTTGCTGCCAGCGCCCTGATGGGTATTGGTAACAATTAA
- a CDS encoding substrate-binding domain-containing protein produces the protein MFLPLSIAQADDAEFMTADELFQHNPEQQALSQTLVDRVKNAATSNHAAWQDHTPLKLAIIYPGAQVSDYWRRNIQAFQARLDELGIRYDLTVSSTSPGKDESKAAEDFSSVLAQKPDYIITTLDSPAQKRMIEYVLATGLSKIILQNITTPVRTWESRPPLLYVGFDHVTGTRLLADYFKQKFNGNASYGLLYWTPGVVSKDRGDSFISMMEATGRMKLLQSYYTDANRESARKATESLLQSSDAISFIYACTTDLALGAADAVTASNRKAGILINGWGGGASELEAIQKGQLDVTVMRMNDDTGVAMAEAIAMDLANQPVPRIYSGEFRLVTRDTPADELKAYENYAFRYSGAP, from the coding sequence ATGTTCCTTCCGCTCTCGATAGCACAGGCGGATGATGCCGAATTCATGACCGCCGATGAGCTGTTCCAGCACAATCCCGAGCAACAAGCGCTCAGCCAGACCCTGGTAGACAGAGTTAAAAATGCAGCCACCAGCAACCACGCTGCGTGGCAGGATCACACCCCACTGAAACTGGCGATCATCTACCCTGGGGCACAGGTATCAGACTACTGGCGGCGCAATATTCAGGCATTCCAGGCCCGACTGGACGAGTTGGGTATCCGTTACGATCTGACCGTCTCCTCTACCTCGCCCGGTAAGGATGAAAGCAAAGCAGCTGAGGACTTCAGTTCAGTGCTGGCGCAAAAGCCGGACTACATCATCACCACCCTCGACAGCCCGGCACAGAAACGTATGATCGAATACGTGCTGGCGACAGGGCTATCCAAGATCATCCTGCAAAACATCACCACGCCAGTACGTACCTGGGAAAGCCGCCCGCCATTGCTTTATGTAGGGTTTGATCATGTCACAGGCACCCGCCTGCTGGCGGACTACTTCAAACAGAAGTTCAATGGCAACGCCAGCTATGGTCTGTTGTACTGGACACCCGGTGTGGTCAGCAAAGATCGGGGAGACAGCTTTATCAGCATGATGGAAGCCACCGGCCGGATGAAACTGTTGCAGTCGTACTATACCGATGCCAATCGGGAGTCCGCACGCAAGGCCACAGAATCACTGTTGCAGTCTTCCGACGCCATCAGCTTCATCTATGCCTGTACAACCGACCTGGCGCTGGGTGCGGCAGACGCCGTGACTGCCAGCAATCGCAAGGCAGGCATCCTGATCAATGGTTGGGGAGGCGGCGCTTCTGAGCTGGAAGCCATTCAGAAGGGACAGCTTGATGTCACCGTCATGCGCATGAATGACGATACCGGTGTGGCCATGGCCGAAGCCATCGCCATGGATCTCGCTAACCAGCCAGTGCCCCGGATTTACTCGGGAGAGTTCCGGCTGGTGACACGTGACACCCCAGCAGATGAGTTGAAGGCTTATGAGAATTACGCTTTCAGGTATTCCGGCGCACCCTGA
- a CDS encoding response regulator: protein MKHKSVSLFTAVLFWVLTAFTLTISVLLYTTYSNAVDALKIEQENTLSHTRSSAQLYFDHLLSLQAQHVGSAITNPDLLTQLAQSDPSKQKLELEAQLNMMGDSRPDFALLTEGSRQIWEDTGSIFYHLGSHLGELRQQAKLNAWQLVKLPAPFGNLPLVILVSKQQLIEHQSGRVLGELIHGLVLSNNVTLSKQIQAASQAEALRLDYLGIALSASSGDQGFLDQLAEQPNSVLFSANHRFTGQCSPLQLNLMPSNVDLCVVTRSDTVSSLSQRFTDSALKLLALVLAVSTLLTVMVYRSSIRPLRKLVQYAQDQVQHADLVPLPTSMVREYNQVASSLQEVVNELRQKESSLRDLFESAFSPILVWHPDGTLLQYNEAAAQLLHTTTSSRYPLIYDFFPRQVHEALRQTCSGTAAEGLEVIHDNGRLWLWNLTPVMIDGQSTAAIAQGLDITLRKEAENEMRRAKEAAEQANRAKSDFLAVISHEIRTPMNGVIGNVQLLQDTALDAEQQDYVTTIHHCADSLLSLLNDVLDFSKIESNALELENHQFELPAHLEETVSLFAVAASDKGLELICNLDENLPAQIIGDSTRLRQILINLIGNAVKFTDHGEVLLKANASHIDDQHVALDISIQDTGIGISKEAMQRLFEPFSQADASTTRRFGGTGLGLSICKRLVERMSGYIRVDSTPGKGSTFGFRIIMDRAPDTATAIQPDMSQISGQQVLIVDDNHTNLNLLQRFCRSWGLTTTVASSPRQALDHLAAHSQFDLILLDYLMPDMDGVLLAQEIRRRGISAPMILLSSAVRPITEETRHLFATCHNKPVRRNLLQTSIYHSLTANTGPASQANAPSAHDSVGHGVESHVARLDVLVAEDNLVNQKLVKNVLEKLGCQVTVVGNGQAALEQCTQHRFDMIFMDMQMPIMDGLLATEHIRQLRTFSRTVIIALTANAAQEDRQRCLDAGMNDFISKPFRLEDIRIILQRWQHQLPERHLQDSNTL, encoded by the coding sequence ATGAAGCATAAAAGCGTTTCGCTGTTTACTGCAGTCCTGTTCTGGGTGCTGACCGCATTCACCCTGACTATCTCGGTTTTGCTGTACACCACTTACTCCAATGCGGTCGATGCCCTGAAAATCGAGCAGGAGAATACGCTTTCGCATACCCGTTCCAGTGCCCAGCTCTACTTCGATCATTTGCTGAGCCTTCAGGCTCAGCATGTCGGATCGGCCATCACCAATCCTGATTTACTTACCCAGCTGGCGCAGTCCGATCCGTCGAAGCAAAAGCTAGAGCTTGAAGCGCAACTTAATATGATGGGCGACAGCCGACCTGACTTTGCCCTGCTGACAGAGGGATCCCGCCAGATCTGGGAAGATACCGGCAGTATCTTTTATCACCTTGGCAGTCATCTGGGCGAGCTGCGTCAACAGGCCAAACTGAATGCCTGGCAACTGGTGAAACTACCTGCGCCCTTCGGTAATTTGCCTCTGGTGATTCTGGTCAGCAAACAGCAACTGATTGAACATCAGTCTGGCCGGGTACTGGGTGAGCTGATACACGGTCTGGTTCTGAGTAACAACGTGACACTGAGCAAGCAGATTCAGGCAGCCTCTCAGGCCGAAGCCTTGCGTCTTGATTATCTGGGTATCGCTTTATCGGCTTCCAGCGGCGATCAGGGTTTTCTGGATCAACTGGCCGAGCAGCCCAACTCAGTGCTGTTCTCGGCTAATCATCGCTTTACCGGTCAGTGCAGCCCACTGCAACTCAACCTGATGCCATCCAATGTCGATCTCTGTGTGGTCACGCGCTCCGATACCGTGTCATCGCTAAGTCAGCGCTTTACTGACAGCGCTCTCAAGCTATTGGCACTGGTACTTGCGGTATCCACCCTGCTGACTGTCATGGTGTACCGCAGTAGCATCCGCCCTCTGCGCAAACTGGTGCAGTACGCACAGGATCAGGTTCAGCATGCTGATCTGGTGCCGCTGCCGACGAGTATGGTGCGTGAATACAATCAGGTGGCCAGTAGCCTGCAGGAAGTGGTCAATGAACTCAGGCAGAAGGAGTCATCGCTACGCGATCTGTTTGAGTCGGCATTCTCCCCCATTCTGGTCTGGCACCCGGACGGCACGCTTCTGCAATATAACGAAGCAGCTGCCCAGCTGCTGCACACCACGACGTCTTCGCGCTATCCGCTGATCTACGACTTTTTCCCCCGACAGGTACATGAAGCCTTGCGGCAAACCTGCAGCGGTACGGCAGCAGAAGGTCTGGAGGTCATACACGATAACGGCCGCCTGTGGCTGTGGAACCTGACGCCGGTCATGATTGATGGCCAGTCAACGGCGGCGATCGCACAGGGGCTGGATATCACCCTGCGTAAAGAAGCAGAAAACGAGATGCGACGCGCCAAGGAAGCGGCAGAGCAGGCTAACCGAGCCAAATCTGATTTTCTCGCTGTGATCAGTCACGAGATTCGTACCCCCATGAATGGCGTGATCGGTAACGTCCAGCTGCTGCAGGACACCGCGCTGGACGCTGAGCAGCAGGACTATGTCACCACGATTCATCACTGTGCGGACAGTCTGTTGAGTCTGCTCAACGATGTGCTGGACTTCTCCAAGATCGAGTCCAACGCTCTGGAACTGGAGAATCATCAGTTTGAGCTACCGGCCCATCTGGAAGAAACCGTCAGTCTGTTTGCTGTCGCTGCCAGCGATAAGGGGCTGGAGCTGATTTGCAACCTCGATGAGAATCTGCCCGCGCAGATTATCGGTGACTCCACCCGCCTGCGGCAGATTCTGATCAACCTCATCGGCAATGCCGTGAAGTTCACCGATCACGGTGAGGTGCTGTTGAAGGCCAATGCCAGCCATATCGACGACCAGCACGTTGCACTCGATATCAGCATTCAGGACACCGGCATTGGTATCAGCAAGGAAGCGATGCAACGTCTGTTTGAGCCGTTTTCTCAGGCAGATGCATCGACCACCCGCCGTTTCGGTGGAACAGGGCTGGGGCTGAGCATCTGCAAAAGGCTAGTGGAGCGGATGAGTGGCTATATTCGCGTCGACAGCACGCCGGGCAAAGGCTCAACCTTTGGCTTTCGCATCATCATGGACCGTGCTCCCGATACCGCCACAGCCATCCAGCCCGACATGAGCCAGATCAGCGGACAACAGGTGCTGATTGTTGATGACAACCATACCAATCTCAATCTGCTGCAGCGCTTCTGTCGCTCCTGGGGGCTGACCACCACAGTGGCCAGCAGTCCCAGACAGGCACTTGACCACCTGGCCGCTCATTCTCAGTTCGATCTGATCCTGCTCGACTATCTGATGCCAGACATGGATGGCGTCCTGCTGGCACAGGAGATCCGCAGGCGTGGTATTTCAGCGCCCATGATACTGCTCAGCTCGGCGGTCAGGCCGATTACGGAAGAAACCCGCCATCTGTTCGCTACCTGTCACAATAAGCCGGTGCGGCGCAATCTGTTACAAACAAGCATTTATCATAGCCTGACAGCCAACACCGGCCCCGCCTCTCAGGCAAATGCGCCGTCAGCACACGACAGCGTCGGACATGGGGTCGAGAGTCATGTCGCTCGCCTTGACGTACTGGTGGCAGAAGACAATCTGGTAAACCAGAAACTGGTCAAGAATGTGCTGGAAAAGCTCGGTTGTCAGGTGACAGTGGTGGGTAATGGACAGGCAGCGCTGGAACAGTGCACCCAGCATCGCTTCGACATGATTTTCATGGATATGCAGATGCCGATCATGGATGGTCTGCTCGCCACGGAGCACATCAGACAGCTACGCACCTTCAGCCGGACGGTCATTATTGCGCTGACTGCCAATGCCGCGCAGGAAGACCGGCAACGCTGCCTGGATGCCGGAATGAACGACTTCATATCCAAACCATTCCGCCTCGAAGATATCCGCATTATTCTGCAACGCTGGCAACACCAGCTTCCAGAACGTCATCTGCAAGACAGCAACACGCTCTGA
- a CDS encoding methyl-accepting chemotaxis protein — MSLNVIQRIAGGFGLLLLLLLGIGSTGFISTQTINQKLHLITDETTPLSNGAYRQNIQLLLANKALQYFLASEDPQRLEQEKTNFTNAIASYESTSTELHDYLVDAPDMEALLSQSHDAVSQYVTIAQQLMALHEQNIEQSSKVRAQHQQMKRQDESLNNFLRNYAIRTERTYGASGPQIQSNNLLREVNKISTQFDRYDVTRDIKGLTDGIQGLVEAIQKREQEFQSVDNAQALKVQILIKQAIYNLSDANGLYQLYVTQDSLKHQIQDAISQAEQTIQTTLDTLDQFASQAVNASATATTAADRTIDTSSTILISVCIIAIASALVIGWWVAMSIRRPLNAFRQTLTRITQGDLRVRFDAGRKDEFGELGQSLNELTGTLQQTLGELLSSADRLADTAEGNARISEQTTSAVHDQQMQLTSAASSMTEMESTVHDVANRAQETMDAVDDSSRLASQARDSVNNTISSIRSQAAQINHASTVTDELKTYSANIDSILSAIRNIAEQTNLLALNAAIEAARAGEQGRGFAVVADEVRTLASRTQQSTGEIQNMIEQMQNRISEVVRVMGTSQSQSESCVSVAASAGQALEQMNASIERIRDMNILIASATEQQSATAQEISQNVSQISNAAEQTADGARSTADSSHNLLDMARHQRQLLQRFSV; from the coding sequence ATGTCGCTCAACGTCATCCAACGTATTGCTGGAGGCTTTGGCCTACTGTTGCTCCTGCTGCTGGGTATCGGTTCAACCGGCTTTATCAGCACTCAGACCATCAATCAGAAACTCCACCTCATCACGGATGAAACCACGCCACTGAGCAATGGTGCCTATCGCCAGAATATTCAGCTGCTGCTGGCCAACAAGGCGTTGCAGTATTTCCTCGCCAGTGAGGACCCGCAGCGTCTGGAGCAGGAAAAGACCAACTTTACCAACGCCATAGCCAGTTACGAGAGCACCAGCACCGAGCTGCACGACTATCTGGTCGATGCCCCGGACATGGAAGCCCTGTTGTCGCAATCTCATGATGCTGTCAGCCAGTATGTGACGATTGCCCAGCAGTTGATGGCACTGCATGAGCAGAACATTGAGCAGTCCAGCAAAGTACGCGCCCAGCATCAGCAGATGAAGCGTCAGGACGAGAGTCTGAATAACTTCCTGCGCAACTACGCCATTCGCACCGAGCGCACTTACGGTGCCAGCGGGCCACAGATTCAATCCAATAACCTGCTGCGTGAAGTCAACAAGATCTCGACCCAGTTTGACCGCTACGATGTCACCCGTGACATCAAGGGCCTGACAGACGGTATTCAGGGGCTGGTAGAAGCCATCCAGAAACGTGAGCAGGAGTTCCAGAGTGTCGACAATGCTCAGGCGCTCAAGGTGCAGATCCTGATCAAGCAGGCTATCTATAACCTGTCTGACGCCAATGGCCTGTATCAGCTGTATGTCACGCAGGACAGCCTCAAACATCAGATTCAGGACGCTATCAGTCAGGCTGAGCAGACCATCCAGACTACGCTGGATACGCTGGATCAGTTTGCCAGCCAGGCGGTGAATGCCTCCGCCACGGCGACCACAGCGGCTGATCGTACCATCGATACCAGCAGCACCATCCTGATCAGTGTCTGCATTATTGCTATCGCTTCTGCACTGGTGATCGGCTGGTGGGTGGCCATGAGCATCCGTCGGCCTCTCAATGCCTTCCGCCAGACCCTGACCCGCATTACGCAGGGGGATTTGCGGGTGCGCTTCGATGCCGGGCGCAAGGATGAATTTGGTGAACTGGGCCAAAGTCTCAATGAACTTACCGGCACCCTGCAGCAAACCCTGGGAGAACTGCTCAGCTCCGCTGACAGGCTGGCCGATACCGCAGAAGGCAATGCCCGCATCAGCGAACAGACCACGTCAGCCGTCCATGATCAGCAGATGCAGCTGACGTCTGCCGCATCGTCAATGACTGAGATGGAGAGTACCGTCCACGACGTGGCCAATCGTGCCCAGGAAACCATGGATGCGGTCGATGACAGCAGCCGTCTGGCCAGTCAGGCACGCGACAGCGTCAACAACACCATCAGCAGCATTCGTTCTCAGGCTGCACAGATCAATCACGCCAGTACCGTTACCGATGAGCTGAAAACCTACAGCGCCAATATCGACAGCATCCTCAGTGCCATTCGCAACATTGCCGAACAGACCAACCTGCTGGCACTGAATGCGGCCATTGAGGCTGCTCGCGCCGGTGAACAGGGACGGGGCTTTGCGGTCGTTGCCGATGAAGTACGTACTCTGGCCAGCCGCACCCAGCAGTCCACGGGGGAAATCCAGAATATGATCGAGCAGATGCAAAATCGCATCAGTGAAGTGGTCAGGGTCATGGGGACCAGTCAGAGCCAGTCAGAATCCTGCGTCAGTGTTGCCGCCTCTGCAGGTCAGGCACTTGAACAGATGAATGCATCCATCGAACGTATTCGTGATATGAACATTCTCATCGCCAGTGCGACCGAGCAACAAAGTGCCACAGCGCAGGAGATCAGTCAGAACGTCAGCCAGATCAGCAATGCCGCAGAGCAGACGGCCGATGGCGCGCGTTCCACTGCTGATAGCAGTCACAACCTGCTGGATATGGCACGGCATCAACGCCAGCTGCTGCAACGTTTCAGCGTCTGA
- a CDS encoding methyl-accepting chemotaxis protein, whose protein sequence is MSLNVSQRIILGFALLLLLLAGIGLTGFNSSGAINSKLRSVTEETTPLLKSSYEQNLHILSAQNALQYFLRSSLPERMDAQRQAFQQEIDAFNSEQQALQEHLPSDSGIRDQLQQASSKAEEYAKLATTLQDQHQQQLLVEEKLRTEKQQVDRKESSLSNILRNYALQSERQFGVSGPQIQSNALLQELTRTSTFFARYETSLDIAELAKSLEGQDKNINDRFTDFEQADAKQAAKIKVLVNQIVNSITSDTGLFALYRQQDQLSKDIRSALETADTQLTETLSTLRELINQADQASLQATQAADATITASRGIISAVSAIALVVAILVGWWVVSSIRRPLAEFSTILGKVTEGDLRPRFDTNRKDEFGKLGERLNGLTSTLQQLIMEMTSEASRLAEMAEQNAQISDQSMSAVNQQKLQLTSTATAMTEMESTVNSVAEQAQYTLVSVDNAGQLTDKVKDSVSQTLTSIDVQVQQMIQASKVTQELNKYSQSIGSILDAIGNIAGQTNLLALNAAIEAARAGEQGRGFAVVADEVRTLASRTQASTGEIQQMIEQMRGSITDVVKVMESSQRQTDECASAANAARQTLEEMYQAIATIRDLNLQIASATEQQSSTTQDISHNVLSISEAAERTATGAGRTAQSSQQMLELARNQRQLLQRFTA, encoded by the coding sequence ATGAGCCTGAATGTCAGTCAACGTATTATTCTGGGCTTCGCCCTGCTTCTATTGCTTCTTGCAGGTATAGGCCTGACCGGCTTCAACAGCTCCGGAGCCATCAACAGCAAACTGCGCTCTGTTACTGAAGAAACCACACCGCTGTTAAAGAGCAGCTATGAGCAGAATCTACACATTCTGTCCGCACAGAACGCTTTGCAGTACTTCCTGCGCAGCTCACTGCCTGAACGTATGGATGCCCAGCGTCAGGCTTTCCAGCAGGAAATAGACGCCTTCAACAGTGAACAACAGGCATTGCAGGAGCATCTGCCCAGTGACTCAGGCATACGCGATCAGCTGCAACAAGCCAGCAGCAAGGCCGAGGAATACGCCAAACTCGCTACTACGCTGCAGGACCAGCATCAGCAACAGCTGCTGGTGGAAGAAAAGCTGCGCACCGAAAAACAGCAGGTTGACCGAAAAGAATCCAGCTTGAGCAACATTCTGCGCAACTACGCCCTGCAAAGTGAGCGGCAGTTTGGCGTCAGCGGCCCACAGATTCAGTCCAACGCACTCCTGCAGGAGCTGACGCGCACCTCCACTTTCTTTGCCCGTTATGAAACCAGTCTGGACATTGCCGAGCTGGCCAAAAGCCTGGAAGGGCAGGACAAGAACATCAATGACCGCTTTACTGACTTTGAGCAGGCCGATGCCAAACAGGCCGCCAAGATCAAGGTGCTGGTCAATCAGATCGTGAACAGCATCACCTCCGATACCGGCCTGTTTGCCCTTTATCGCCAGCAGGATCAGCTCAGCAAAGATATTCGTAGCGCTCTGGAAACTGCCGATACCCAGCTGACCGAAACCCTGTCGACCCTGCGTGAGCTGATCAATCAGGCCGATCAGGCTTCCCTGCAGGCGACCCAGGCTGCGGATGCCACTATCACGGCCAGCCGCGGCATCATCAGCGCAGTCAGCGCTATTGCGCTGGTGGTCGCCATTCTGGTCGGCTGGTGGGTCGTCAGCAGCATCCGCCGCCCTCTCGCCGAGTTCAGCACTATTCTGGGCAAAGTTACCGAGGGTGACCTGCGGCCGCGCTTCGATACTAATCGCAAGGATGAGTTCGGCAAGCTGGGCGAACGCCTCAATGGCCTGACGTCCACCCTGCAGCAACTGATTATGGAGATGACATCGGAAGCGTCACGCCTGGCTGAGATGGCCGAACAGAACGCGCAAATCAGCGACCAAAGCATGTCAGCCGTCAATCAGCAGAAACTGCAGCTGACTTCTACTGCCACCGCAATGACCGAGATGGAAAGTACGGTCAACAGTGTGGCAGAGCAAGCCCAGTACACACTGGTGTCCGTGGATAATGCCGGGCAGCTGACTGACAAGGTCAAGGACAGTGTCAGCCAGACCCTGACCAGCATTGATGTTCAGGTACAGCAGATGATTCAGGCCAGCAAGGTTACACAGGAACTGAATAAGTACAGCCAGAGCATCGGCAGTATTCTCGATGCCATTGGCAATATTGCCGGGCAGACCAACCTGCTGGCGCTCAATGCAGCCATCGAAGCAGCACGAGCTGGCGAGCAGGGTCGTGGCTTTGCGGTGGTAGCCGATGAGGTCCGCACACTGGCCAGCCGTACGCAGGCCTCCACCGGTGAAATTCAGCAGATGATCGAACAGATGCGTGGCAGCATTACCGATGTGGTCAAGGTGATGGAAAGCAGCCAGCGTCAGACAGATGAATGCGCATCGGCCGCCAACGCCGCGAGGCAGACTCTGGAAGAGATGTATCAGGCCATCGCGACCATCCGTGATCTCAACTTGCAGATTGCCAGTGCGACCGAGCAGCAGAGCAGTACCACTCAGGACATCAGCCATAACGTTCTCAGTATCAGTGAAGCGGCTGAACGCACCGCCACTGGAGCTGGCCGGACGGCACAAAGCAGCCAGCAGATGCTGGAACTGGCCCGTAATCAGCGTCAGTTACTGCAGCGTTTCACTGCCTGA
- a CDS encoding acetyl-CoA carboxylase biotin carboxylase subunit: MIKKILIANRGEIAVRIVRACQEMGIRAVAIYSEADRYSLHVKKANEAYCIGSDPLAGYLNPHHIVNLAVETGCDALHPGYGFLSENPELARICAQRGIRFIGPDADVIHSMGDKTMARQSMINAGVPVTPGSNGNLADLDDAIEQAAAIGYPIMLKATSGGGGRGIRRCNNEQELRQNYHRVISEATKAFGSAEVFLEKCIVNPRHIEVQILADSFGNTVHLFERDCSIQRRNQKLIELAPSPQLNDEQRNYVGSLAVKAAKAVNYENAGTVEFLLDDQQNFYFMEMNTRVQVEHTITEEITGIDIVKTQIRIAAGEKLPFVQEDIQYRGFAAQFRINAEDPKNGFLPSFGRISRYYSAGGPGVRTDAAIYTGYTIPPYYDSMCAKLVVWALSWDELVARSQRALNDMSIYGITTTIPYYQNILQHPEFREGSFNTGFVEAHPELINYSVKRHPEALAAAIAAAIAAQAGL; encoded by the coding sequence GTGATTAAAAAGATATTGATAGCAAACCGAGGAGAAATAGCGGTTCGTATCGTTCGCGCCTGCCAGGAAATGGGCATTCGCGCGGTAGCGATATATTCTGAAGCTGACCGTTATTCGCTTCACGTTAAAAAAGCCAACGAGGCCTATTGCATCGGCAGTGATCCGCTGGCGGGCTATCTCAACCCTCACCATATCGTCAACCTGGCGGTGGAAACGGGTTGTGACGCACTTCACCCGGGCTATGGCTTTCTGTCTGAAAACCCCGAACTGGCGCGTATCTGCGCTCAGCGTGGCATTCGCTTCATTGGCCCCGATGCAGACGTGATTCACTCCATGGGTGACAAGACCATGGCACGCCAGAGCATGATCAATGCCGGCGTCCCCGTCACCCCCGGTAGCAATGGCAATCTGGCTGATCTGGACGACGCCATCGAGCAGGCCGCTGCCATCGGTTATCCCATCATGCTGAAGGCCACCTCTGGCGGTGGTGGTCGCGGTATCCGCCGTTGTAACAACGAACAGGAACTGCGCCAGAACTACCACCGGGTTATTTCTGAAGCGACCAAAGCCTTCGGCAGTGCAGAAGTATTTCTGGAAAAATGCATCGTCAATCCACGTCACATCGAAGTGCAGATTCTGGCTGACAGCTTTGGTAACACGGTGCACCTGTTCGAGCGTGACTGCTCCATCCAGCGCCGTAACCAGAAGCTGATTGAGCTGGCACCTTCACCTCAGCTGAATGACGAACAGCGCAACTATGTCGGTAGTCTGGCCGTCAAGGCAGCCAAAGCCGTCAACTACGAAAACGCCGGTACGGTGGAGTTCCTGCTGGATGATCAGCAGAACTTCTACTTCATGGAGATGAATACCCGGGTACAGGTGGAACACACCATCACCGAGGAAATCACCGGTATCGATATCGTCAAAACCCAGATTCGCATTGCTGCGGGTGAGAAACTGCCCTTTGTGCAGGAAGACATCCAGTACCGGGGTTTTGCTGCTCAGTTCCGCATCAATGCTGAAGATCCGAAAAATGGCTTCCTGCCCAGCTTCGGACGTATCAGTCGTTACTACTCCGCGGGTGGCCCCGGTGTACGTACCGACGCTGCCATCTATACGGGATACACCATCCCTCCTTATTACGACTCCATGTGTGCCAAGCTGGTTGTTTGGGCACTGAGCTGGGACGAACTGGTTGCCCGCTCACAACGCGCGCTGAATGACATGAGTATCTACGGCATCACCACCACGATTCCGTACTACCAGAATATTCTTCAGCATCCGGAATTCCGCGAGGGATCCTTCAATACAGGATTCGTCGAGGCCCATCCGGAACTGATCAATTACTCAGTCAAGCGCCACCCAGAAGCCCTTGCAGCCGCCATCGCCGCTGCCATCGCCGCGCAAGCGGGTCTGTGA